The proteins below come from a single Holdemania massiliensis genomic window:
- a CDS encoding LytR/AlgR family response regulator transcription factor, with the protein MIRVAICDDAPYELEKIRQLAQAILKERRTEAYITTWTSLQELQDQIFEGQFDLLLLDIRFEAEKQTSLELAQKCSVIAPELQIIFITGYLQYFPDVYLCQHVYCLLKEDLEKRLPLAMNKALNVLQGRQTGQDSLTVMINRHPRLILYQDILYLEKDRRKIIFNCRMTKAGSQKSDSLESTMQIITYAVFDDYLPKLPQSFVQTHRSYIANLNYVKSVETKGLILFNDTFIPISRSYKKATMNAIMKQFFDIESAE; encoded by the coding sequence GTGATTCGAGTTGCCATCTGTGATGATGCGCCCTATGAGCTGGAAAAAATCAGGCAGTTAGCTCAGGCAATTCTCAAAGAAAGAAGGACTGAGGCTTATATTACAACCTGGACTTCCCTGCAGGAGCTTCAGGATCAGATTTTTGAGGGCCAATTTGATCTGCTTTTACTGGACATTCGATTTGAGGCTGAAAAACAGACGAGTCTGGAATTGGCTCAGAAATGCTCTGTGATCGCCCCTGAATTACAGATTATTTTTATTACCGGATATCTTCAGTATTTTCCTGACGTCTATCTTTGTCAGCATGTTTACTGCCTGTTAAAGGAAGACTTGGAAAAACGGCTGCCCCTCGCAATGAATAAAGCGCTGAACGTTCTGCAGGGCAGACAAACCGGGCAGGATTCCTTAACGGTCATGATTAATCGGCATCCTCGGCTGATTCTGTATCAAGATATCCTTTACCTGGAGAAAGACCGCCGCAAAATCATCTTTAACTGTCGGATGACCAAAGCGGGTTCACAGAAAAGCGATTCGCTTGAATCCACGATGCAAATCATCACCTATGCCGTATTTGATGACTATCTGCCAAAGCTGCCGCAATCCTTTGTGCAGACCCATCGTTCCTACATCGCGAATTTGAACTATGTCAAATCCGTAGAAACCAAGGGGCTTATTTTATTCAATGATACGTTCATCCCGATCTCCCGCAGTTATAAAAAAGCAACGATGAATGCGATTATGAAACAATTCTTTGACATCGAGTCCGCAGAATAA
- a CDS encoding LytTR family DNA-binding domain-containing protein, which produces MINLICRPEHEEQLRQRLKSFESLDLTLVEKGVDYNSIGIQFQMADLDELIAFLNDHFLQKKGMTLTGQKAGRTYVVDLSDVLYIEGLQRETFAYTDNLSLQLNRKLYQLQEELYPRQFIRISKSYLVNLAKVEQIAPSFNGRLTLILKNGTQLEVSRSYAPHFRKAIGMEGKR; this is translated from the coding sequence ATGATCAATCTGATTTGTCGGCCAGAGCATGAGGAACAGCTGCGTCAGCGGCTTAAATCCTTTGAATCACTGGATTTAACTCTGGTTGAAAAAGGTGTGGATTATAATTCGATCGGCATTCAATTTCAAATGGCGGATCTTGATGAATTAATCGCTTTTCTCAACGATCATTTTTTACAAAAGAAAGGCATGACGCTGACTGGACAAAAGGCCGGGCGTACCTATGTCGTGGATTTATCCGATGTTCTGTATATCGAAGGATTGCAGCGTGAAACCTTTGCTTATACAGACAACTTAAGTCTTCAGCTAAACCGCAAGCTGTATCAGCTGCAGGAGGAGCTGTATCCGCGGCAGTTTATTCGAATCAGTAAATCTTATCTCGTCAATCTGGCGAAGGTGGAACAAATTGCCCCCAGTTTTAACGGTAGACTGACGTTAATCTTAAAAAATGGGACCCAGCTGGAGGTCAGCCGCAGCTATGCCCCACATTTTCGCAAAGCGATAGGAATGGAGGGAAAACGATGA
- a CDS encoding GHKL domain-containing protein, with protein MLNDNPFFYVNHLILFGIWTAFHGTFLHSKEPRNAFFPKLYLAITINAIINYILFFLFADFFSVNLVRTLFTVIMLYLVLRLMIRDTRMNTLFAVLFHVLCLVISEMLAILIMLAGSGFDQLAFEEASFFTTSGFLVMDGIQGLLFGLILILKKKVFPNIDWQKQARLVPLLAIHAGWIYLLSYKLIYAYEMTVNLTGFLIVSWICVQGASFFLIRSLLKMKTAKERAELEHQNNLEIQAQLMELHAKQSVMNKVWASIQSQASEWNVDQIRAAYDQIGSIRNSLYCDHPSVNALLASFQRQFDAKDIEFTVEIKASFASGFDDFDLNTLLANLLKNALEAAQDSPQAFVHLTITQHKQMILIRCENTNGRMHSSPKLIQGNGKKIITQLAERYHGQARWNKQARTTTAEVLLNKDDSKLCETD; from the coding sequence ATGCTGAATGACAATCCTTTCTTCTATGTTAACCATCTCATTTTATTTGGAATTTGGACGGCTTTTCATGGGACATTTCTGCATTCCAAAGAACCTCGGAATGCCTTTTTCCCCAAGCTGTATCTGGCTATCACGATCAATGCCATCATCAACTATATTCTGTTTTTTCTGTTTGCGGATTTCTTTTCTGTCAATCTGGTACGAACGCTGTTTACCGTAATCATGCTTTATCTAGTCCTGCGGCTGATGATCCGGGATACGCGAATGAACACCCTGTTTGCTGTACTTTTTCATGTGCTGTGCCTGGTGATTTCAGAAATGCTGGCGATTTTGATCATGCTGGCGGGCAGCGGCTTCGATCAGCTCGCGTTTGAAGAAGCTTCGTTTTTTACAACTTCGGGTTTTTTGGTAATGGATGGAATTCAAGGACTTCTTTTTGGTTTGATCTTGATTCTGAAAAAGAAAGTCTTTCCTAACATTGACTGGCAGAAACAGGCGCGCTTGGTCCCGCTGCTGGCCATTCATGCCGGCTGGATCTATCTCTTATCTTATAAACTGATCTATGCCTATGAAATGACTGTGAACTTAACAGGTTTTCTGATCGTATCCTGGATTTGTGTGCAGGGCGCTTCGTTTTTCTTAATTCGGAGTCTGCTGAAAATGAAAACAGCGAAAGAACGAGCTGAACTTGAACATCAAAACAATCTTGAAATTCAGGCTCAGCTGATGGAGCTGCATGCGAAGCAAAGCGTCATGAACAAAGTGTGGGCATCCATTCAGTCCCAGGCATCCGAATGGAATGTCGATCAAATTCGTGCGGCATATGATCAGATTGGTTCTATCCGGAATTCTTTATACTGTGATCATCCTTCTGTCAACGCTTTGCTGGCTTCCTTTCAGCGTCAGTTTGATGCGAAAGATATTGAATTTACGGTGGAGATCAAGGCTTCTTTCGCTTCGGGCTTCGATGATTTTGATCTGAACACATTGTTGGCAAACCTGTTAAAAAATGCCCTGGAAGCGGCTCAGGACAGTCCGCAGGCTTTTGTTCATTTAACGATTACCCAGCACAAGCAGATGATTTTAATCCGTTGTGAAAATACCAATGGCAGAATGCATTCCAGTCCGAAGCTGATTCAGGGCAATGGCAAGAAAATTATCACGCAGCTGGCTGAACGTTACCATGGACAGGCCCGGTGGAATAAACAAGCCCGCACTACAACCGCAGAAGTGCTGCTGAACAAAGACGATTCAAAATTGTGTGAAACAGATTAA